The region TAATTAATAAAAATTGGTTTTTAGTAGATTTACCTGGATACGGTTATGCACGAGTTTCTAAATCGACCAAAGCTACCTTTCAAAAATTCATTACTGATTATTTTGAAACTAGAGCGCAATTGGTTTGTGCATTTGTTTTAATTGACAGCCGTCTTGAACCTCAAAAAATAGACGTGGAGTTTATCAATTATTTAGGAGAAAGTGGGATTCCGTTTTGCATGATTTTTACAAAAGCAGATAAATTAGGCAAAACTCAAGTGCAAAAAAATGTAGCGGCTTACAAAAAACATTTATTAGCGAATGATTGGGAAGAAATACCACAATATTTTGTAACCTCATCAGCAGATGGTACAGGAAGAGAAGAAATTTTAAAATATATTGGAGCTGTAAATGACGAGATCAACAGCGGAAGCCAATTTTAAAAAAAGCCTATCTTTTGATAGGCTTTTTTATTCTATATTATAGCAAAGAATGTTGCGTCATTACCTTAGGTTGTTGAATACCCATTAAATCTAAAATAGTTGGTGCAATATCACCTAACACCCCATTATTAATTTTTAAATTAGCCTCATTACTCACCAATAGTACCGGCACTGGATTTGTTGTATGAGCAGTATTTGGCGAACCATCTGGATTAATCATTGTTTCACAATTTCCATGATCTGCAATTACTATAGTAACATAATCTTTTGCTAAAGCTGTTTGAATAATTTCTTTCACACAAACATCTACCGCTTCACATGCTTTTATTGCGGCATCCATTACACCCGTGTGACCAACCATATCGCCATTTGCAAAATTTAGACACACAAAATCAACTTCCCCTTTTTCAATTTCTGGCACTAAAGCCTCTTTTAATTCAAAAGCACTCATTTCTGGCTTTAAATCATACGTTGCGACTTTGGGTGAATTTTTTAATATTCTAGTTTCGCCTTCAAATGGCTCTTCTCTTCCACCCGAAAAGAAAAATGTTACATGAGGGTATTTTTCGGTCTCTGCAATTCGAATTTGTTTTTTTCCAGCATTGGCAATTACTTCACCTAATGTTTCTGTAATATTATCTTTATCGTAAATAACGTGTACATTTTGATAGGTTTCATCATAATTAGTCATGGTTACATAATACAAATTCAATTTATGCATATTTTGTTCATGAAAATCTTGTTGCGACAGTGCTTCTGTTAATTCCCGACCTCTATCTGTTCTAAAATTAAAAAAGACCACCACATCTCCTTCATTTATTGTAGCAATAGGTTTGTCTGTGGCATCAATTTTTACTAACGGTTTAATAAACTCATCCGTTATGTTTTCATCATAACTCGATTGAATACTAGCAATTAAATCATGAGTTGGCTCCCCTTTCCCATTAACGATAAGGTCATACGCCAGTTTTACACGTTCCCAACGTTTATCTCTATCCATTGCATAATAACGACCTATAACCGAAGCTATTTTTGCAGGCTTATCTTCTAGATAGTGCTCTAAATCTGCTATGTATTTTTTACCCGATTTTGGATCTACGTCCCTTCCGTCAGTAAAGGCGTGGACAAACATATTTGTTACTCCATTTTCCTGCGCTGCCTCAATTAAACCTCTTAAATGAGAAGTGTGAGAATGCACGCCACCATCTGATAACAATCCTAAAAAATGAATGGGTTTAGCATTAATTTTTGCATACTCAAAAGCATCTAACAAAGGTTTTTCTTGGCT is a window of Flavobacterium indicum GPTSA100-9 = DSM 17447 DNA encoding:
- the yihA gene encoding ribosome biogenesis GTP-binding protein YihA/YsxC, which produces MKVNTAEFVISNSDASKCPKDPIPEYAFIGRSNVGKSSLINMLTGHKSLAKTSARPGKTQLINHFLINKNWFLVDLPGYGYARVSKSTKATFQKFITDYFETRAQLVCAFVLIDSRLEPQKIDVEFINYLGESGIPFCMIFTKADKLGKTQVQKNVAAYKKHLLANDWEEIPQYFVTSSADGTGREEILKYIGAVNDEINSGSQF
- the gpmI gene encoding 2,3-bisphosphoglycerate-independent phosphoglycerate mutase, with amino-acid sequence MNKKVILMILDGWGHSPDPKVSAIDNANTPFIDSLYEKYPNAELRTDGLHVGLPEGQMGNSEVGHMNLGAGRIVYQDLAKINLAVQNHTMSQEKPLLDAFEYAKINAKPIHFLGLLSDGGVHSHTSHLRGLIEAAQENGVTNMFVHAFTDGRDVDPKSGKKYIADLEHYLEDKPAKIASVIGRYYAMDRDKRWERVKLAYDLIVNGKGEPTHDLIASIQSSYDENITDEFIKPLVKIDATDKPIATINEGDVVVFFNFRTDRGRELTEALSQQDFHEQNMHKLNLYYVTMTNYDETYQNVHVIYDKDNITETLGEVIANAGKKQIRIAETEKYPHVTFFFSGGREEPFEGETRILKNSPKVATYDLKPEMSAFELKEALVPEIEKGEVDFVCLNFANGDMVGHTGVMDAAIKACEAVDVCVKEIIQTALAKDYVTIVIADHGNCETMINPDGSPNTAHTTNPVPVLLVSNEANLKINNGVLGDIAPTILDLMGIQQPKVMTQHSLL